A portion of the Leifsonia sp. EB41 genome contains these proteins:
- a CDS encoding lactonase family protein, whose translation MRTPLRLALASAVAVAATALFAGPALAAPASADSAPDSAAHSGSAVFVQTDGLAGNAVVAYDRAGDGSLHQAGTYPTGGLGGALAGSVVDHLASQGSLVLDRGLLYAVNAGSNTVTVFAVHGDQLVRREVIGSGGTFPVSVTAHGGLVYVLNARAGGSVQGFVRVADFLVRIPVWNRPLGLDPTLTPEFTHTPGQVAFTPDGSKVVVTTKGNSSAIDVFGVDRLGGLSAHLVTNVEPNAVPFAVSFDAGGNLVVTEANTNAVATFAIAPSGAVTPIANAATGQAATCWIVRDGSAFYASNAASATLSGYLDAGAGGLTALGNTATGAGTVDATVTADGRYLYVQTGAAGVVDGFRVNPGGGLTSVGSVVVPGAVGGEGIAAE comes from the coding sequence ATGAGAACACCACTTCGTCTCGCCCTCGCGTCGGCGGTCGCCGTCGCCGCGACCGCCCTCTTCGCGGGGCCCGCCCTCGCCGCACCCGCGTCGGCCGACAGTGCGCCGGACTCCGCCGCGCACAGCGGGTCGGCCGTGTTCGTCCAGACGGACGGCCTCGCCGGCAACGCCGTGGTCGCCTACGACCGGGCGGGGGACGGCTCGCTCCACCAGGCCGGCACCTACCCGACCGGCGGCCTGGGCGGTGCGCTGGCCGGCTCGGTCGTGGACCACCTCGCGTCGCAGGGGTCGCTCGTCCTCGACCGCGGCCTCCTCTACGCGGTGAACGCGGGCAGCAACACGGTGACGGTCTTCGCGGTCCACGGCGACCAGCTCGTCCGGCGGGAGGTCATCGGCTCCGGCGGCACCTTCCCGGTCAGCGTGACCGCGCACGGCGGCCTCGTCTACGTGCTGAACGCGCGCGCGGGAGGGTCGGTGCAGGGCTTCGTCCGCGTGGCCGACTTCCTGGTCCGCATCCCGGTCTGGAACCGCCCGCTCGGGCTCGACCCGACGCTTACGCCGGAGTTCACGCACACCCCGGGCCAGGTCGCGTTCACGCCGGACGGCTCGAAGGTGGTCGTCACCACCAAGGGCAACAGCAGCGCCATCGACGTGTTCGGCGTCGACCGGCTGGGCGGCCTCTCCGCGCACCTGGTGACGAACGTCGAACCGAACGCGGTGCCGTTCGCCGTGTCGTTCGACGCGGGAGGCAACCTGGTGGTGACCGAGGCGAACACGAACGCCGTCGCCACCTTCGCCATCGCCCCGAGCGGCGCCGTCACCCCGATCGCGAACGCTGCGACCGGTCAGGCCGCGACGTGCTGGATCGTCCGCGACGGCTCGGCGTTCTACGCCTCCAACGCCGCAAGCGCCACGCTCTCCGGCTACCTCGACGCGGGAGCGGGCGGCCTGACGGCGCTCGGGAACACCGCGACCGGCGCGGGGACGGTCGACGCGACCGTGACCGCGGACGGCCGGTACCTCTACGTGCAGACCGGCGCGGCCGGAGTGGTCGACGGGTTCCGGGTCAACCCGGGCGGCGGCCTGACGAGCGTCGGGTCGGTCGTCGTCCCCGGCGCCGTGGGCGGGGAAGGGATCGCCGCGGAGTGA
- a CDS encoding phosphatase PAP2 family protein codes for MTSALSDRRAGTRQRWHEKFLVEERVVPASSRRNLYIVSAVLMVVGLVLFLVVLDSVRESDGLSAIDRPIQAWLEGMRSPTLTVVMAVVATVFGPIVLPIVVLITVVWWGIAARHAWRPLLLAVSMGVGVATVQILAPVIGRHRPPVSSMLIGVDHTSSFPSGHVMGAADFLLITAYLVFSRRHNPVHTVIAVVLAFALALATAACRVYLGYHWPTDVLASMSLSLVVIGGVIAVDTWRTVRVRSSGQESS; via the coding sequence ATGACCTCAGCGCTTAGCGATCGACGCGCAGGGACGCGTCAACGATGGCACGAGAAGTTCCTCGTCGAGGAGCGGGTCGTGCCGGCCTCCTCGCGGCGGAACCTCTACATCGTCTCGGCCGTCCTCATGGTGGTCGGGCTGGTCCTGTTCCTCGTCGTCCTGGACTCGGTTCGCGAGAGCGACGGGCTGTCCGCGATCGACCGGCCGATCCAAGCCTGGCTGGAGGGGATGCGGTCACCCACACTGACCGTCGTGATGGCTGTCGTCGCCACCGTCTTCGGTCCGATCGTGCTGCCGATCGTCGTCCTCATCACCGTGGTGTGGTGGGGCATAGCGGCGCGGCACGCGTGGCGACCGCTCCTGCTCGCCGTGAGCATGGGCGTCGGCGTCGCCACCGTCCAGATCCTCGCTCCGGTCATCGGCCGGCACCGGCCACCCGTCAGCTCGATGCTGATCGGTGTGGACCACACCTCGTCGTTCCCGTCCGGGCATGTGATGGGTGCGGCCGATTTCCTCCTGATCACGGCCTACCTGGTCTTCTCGCGCCGCCATAACCCGGTGCACACGGTCATCGCGGTCGTCCTCGCGTTCGCCCTGGCGCTCGCGACGGCCGCCTGCCGGGTCTACCTGGGGTACCACTGGCCGACCGATGTGCTCGCCTCGATGTCGCTCTCGCTCGTGGTGATCGGGG
- a CDS encoding TetR family transcriptional regulator — protein MSRWEPGGEERLRAAAIELFLEFGYENVTVAQIADRAGLTRRTFSRYFADKRDVLFAGSERLPDALAEALRRMDPSVAPYPAMLQALVDVGGVLGERVAEHAAERREIIAGSPELQERGQAKFAAAAAALATALRERGAEPSAAQLFADVGIAIFRRGFEQWTENGREADLASCIRDAAGQLAEAAAGAAYPPSAASSPA, from the coding sequence ATGAGCAGATGGGAGCCCGGGGGCGAGGAGCGGCTGCGCGCCGCCGCGATCGAGCTGTTCCTCGAGTTCGGCTACGAGAACGTCACGGTCGCGCAGATCGCGGACCGCGCCGGGCTGACGCGGCGCACGTTCTCGCGCTACTTCGCCGACAAGCGCGACGTGCTCTTCGCCGGCTCCGAACGGCTGCCGGACGCGCTGGCGGAGGCGCTGCGCAGGATGGACCCCTCTGTCGCGCCCTACCCGGCCATGCTCCAGGCTCTCGTCGACGTCGGCGGCGTGCTCGGCGAACGAGTCGCCGAGCACGCCGCAGAGCGCCGCGAGATCATCGCCGGCAGCCCCGAGCTGCAGGAGCGCGGCCAAGCGAAGTTCGCCGCCGCGGCCGCCGCCCTCGCGACCGCTCTGCGGGAGCGGGGCGCCGAACCATCAGCGGCCCAGCTCTTCGCGGACGTCGGGATCGCGATCTTCCGCAGAGGGTTCGAGCAGTGGACCGAGAACGGGCGAGAGGCGGACCTGGCCTCGTGCATCCGGGACGCGGCGGGTCAGCTCGCCGAAGCGGCAGCCGGCGCGGCCTACCCGCCCAGCGCCGCCAGCAGCCCCGCGTAG
- a CDS encoding arginase family protein, with product MSTVVDNDPANPLAEATPESGRANAARPTVTAFVDAVSGHNDRARRATIDLAKALGRRLEATVGVIGEGTTHAQSLGWRAALHEASAELDALADTTEHSLRSASFSAFCLTRNAAALATLPAVARAHPDAAIVWMGAHPCLHTPATTRTGDLSGMALGGATGLWKTGHGGDVALSNVVLVGARDLDQAERHVIANSPIRNIPTGPRMQEELAETIAGREVFVHFSADVLQPGIVLTDFQVANGLTIDAVVATARTLAAERVIGLQLSELEHDPTDRFNTSAQLVLEMLTPLLPRT from the coding sequence ATGAGCACCGTGGTCGACAATGATCCGGCGAACCCTCTCGCAGAGGCGACGCCCGAGTCCGGCCGGGCGAACGCCGCCCGACCGACCGTCACCGCGTTCGTGGACGCCGTCTCCGGCCACAACGACCGCGCACGGCGGGCCACCATCGACCTCGCGAAGGCGCTGGGCCGGCGGCTGGAGGCCACGGTGGGCGTGATCGGCGAAGGCACCACGCATGCGCAGAGCCTCGGCTGGCGGGCCGCCCTCCACGAGGCCAGTGCGGAGCTGGACGCGCTGGCGGACACGACGGAGCACTCCCTGCGGTCCGCGTCGTTCAGCGCCTTCTGCCTGACCAGGAACGCGGCCGCCCTCGCCACCCTCCCGGCCGTCGCCCGGGCCCATCCGGACGCCGCGATCGTGTGGATGGGCGCTCACCCCTGCCTGCACACGCCTGCGACCACCCGTACCGGCGACCTCAGCGGGATGGCGCTCGGCGGCGCGACCGGACTGTGGAAGACCGGGCACGGCGGCGACGTCGCCCTCTCGAACGTGGTGCTGGTCGGCGCGCGCGACCTCGACCAGGCCGAGCGGCACGTCATCGCCAACTCCCCGATCCGCAACATCCCGACCGGCCCGCGGATGCAGGAGGAGCTGGCGGAGACGATCGCCGGCCGCGAGGTGTTCGTGCACTTCTCCGCCGACGTCCTGCAGCCCGGGATCGTCCTCACCGACTTCCAGGTCGCGAACGGCCTGACCATCGACGCCGTCGTGGCGACGGCCCGCACCCTCGCCGCCGAGCGCGTGATCGGCCTCCAGCTCAGCGAGCTCGAGCACGACCCGACCGACCGCTTCAACACCTCCGCCCAGCTCGTCCTGGAGATGCTGACGCCGCTGCTGCCGCGCACGTAG
- a CDS encoding SDR family oxidoreductase, which translates to MNMAGQQVIVVGGSSGMGLATARAAALDGAHVTIASSSQAHIDAALRDLPDGCAGAVLDVRDESQVATVLDRFEALDHLVFTAGDDFTPRPLAELDLEAARAALDVRFWGAVTVIKHAIGRLRPTGSISLTTGTVGQRPMPGAVIAAAGAGAAEALVRGLAVELAPIRVNAVRAGAVRTPMWDRVPAPQRDAVFARLAQGTLVGAIGEPEQIAQAHLYLMTNGYVTGTTLAVDGGSLLTAG; encoded by the coding sequence ATGAACATGGCAGGACAGCAGGTCATCGTCGTCGGAGGCAGCTCCGGCATGGGGCTCGCGACGGCGCGGGCGGCAGCCCTCGACGGCGCGCACGTCACGATCGCGTCGAGCAGTCAGGCCCACATCGACGCGGCACTCCGCGACCTGCCCGACGGCTGCGCAGGCGCGGTGCTGGACGTGCGGGACGAGTCCCAGGTCGCGACGGTCCTCGACCGATTCGAGGCCCTGGATCACCTCGTCTTCACCGCCGGCGACGACTTCACTCCCCGTCCGCTCGCGGAACTCGACCTGGAGGCTGCCCGCGCGGCCCTCGACGTCCGGTTCTGGGGCGCCGTCACCGTCATCAAGCACGCGATCGGCCGCCTGCGACCGACAGGCTCGATCTCGCTCACGACCGGCACCGTGGGGCAGCGTCCGATGCCCGGTGCGGTAATCGCCGCGGCGGGCGCGGGCGCAGCCGAGGCCCTGGTGCGCGGGCTGGCGGTCGAGCTCGCCCCGATCCGGGTCAACGCCGTCCGTGCCGGCGCCGTCAGGACCCCGATGTGGGACCGCGTGCCCGCCCCGCAGCGGGACGCCGTCTTCGCCCGCCTCGCCCAGGGGACGCTCGTCGGAGCGATCGGAGAGCCGGAGCAGATCGCCCAGGCGCACCTCTACCTGATGACGAACGGCTATGTCACCGGGACCACCCTCGCCGTCGACGGGGGCTCCCTGCTGACGGCGGGGTAG
- a CDS encoding diguanylate cyclase, with protein sequence MTEPGHFDEAAGDSSLVDLYENAPCGLLSARADGIVLRVNETFLRMTGHTGDRVVGRPLVDLLDSAGRLFYETRLLPVVLLNDEAREVQLAIIGADGSASPALVNAVAVRDDDGGLRFVRFAIFGATGRRSYELQLLAARRAAEESEARVRVLQGAAATFSRLDTEAHVNEVIAAIFQAAFDASDVVVLAVDRRGSLELTSGPTPLDPYLGDSPERPIAHAAARGENVTVSSPSEADARFPGSAAAMRAARFGALTATPMIHDGAVLGVISCLFRREREFDERTVELQAALARQAAQVLVRLRLQRQLEALALRDQLTGLGNRVMIEGAIQQALHGSGEIRRPVALIFVDLDGFKVINDELGHGIGDDVLKEITRRMSAAVRHEDTVGRLGGDEFLIVCEDTDGDDARAIAERVCDVIRKPLPGAEAYPVTASIGIAVKAADRDSSVSVTTMIDLADQAMYASKQAGKDRITVVLA encoded by the coding sequence ATGACGGAGCCCGGACACTTCGACGAGGCCGCGGGCGATTCGTCACTGGTCGACCTGTACGAGAACGCACCGTGCGGCCTCCTCTCGGCACGTGCGGACGGGATCGTCCTCCGCGTGAACGAGACCTTCCTCCGGATGACGGGCCACACCGGCGACCGCGTGGTCGGCCGTCCGCTCGTCGACCTGCTGGACTCGGCAGGCCGCCTCTTCTACGAGACGCGACTCCTGCCCGTCGTCCTGCTCAACGATGAGGCGCGGGAGGTGCAGCTCGCGATCATCGGAGCGGACGGGAGCGCGTCGCCAGCGCTCGTCAACGCCGTCGCGGTCCGGGACGACGACGGCGGGCTCCGCTTCGTGCGGTTCGCGATCTTCGGCGCGACGGGGCGCCGGAGCTACGAGCTCCAGCTTCTGGCCGCCCGCCGGGCGGCCGAGGAGTCGGAGGCGAGGGTGCGGGTCCTCCAGGGCGCCGCCGCGACGTTCAGCCGGCTCGACACCGAGGCGCACGTGAACGAGGTGATCGCCGCCATCTTCCAGGCGGCGTTCGACGCGTCCGATGTCGTCGTCCTCGCCGTGGACCGTCGCGGCTCGCTGGAGCTCACCTCCGGGCCGACACCACTCGACCCGTACCTCGGCGACTCCCCGGAGCGGCCGATCGCGCACGCCGCCGCCCGCGGCGAGAACGTGACCGTCTCGAGCCCGTCCGAGGCCGATGCCCGGTTCCCGGGGTCGGCCGCCGCCATGCGCGCGGCGCGGTTCGGCGCCCTCACGGCGACACCCATGATCCACGACGGCGCCGTGCTGGGCGTCATCTCCTGTCTCTTCCGCCGCGAGCGCGAGTTCGACGAGCGGACCGTCGAACTCCAGGCGGCTCTGGCCCGTCAGGCCGCGCAGGTGCTGGTGCGGCTCCGGCTGCAGCGACAGCTCGAGGCGCTCGCGCTGCGCGACCAGCTCACCGGCCTCGGCAATCGCGTGATGATCGAGGGCGCCATCCAGCAGGCCCTGCACGGCTCCGGGGAGATCCGTCGGCCCGTCGCTCTGATCTTCGTCGACCTCGACGGCTTCAAGGTCATCAACGACGAGCTCGGGCACGGCATCGGCGACGACGTCCTCAAAGAGATCACCCGCCGGATGAGCGCGGCGGTCCGTCACGAGGACACGGTCGGCCGTCTCGGCGGCGACGAGTTCCTCATCGTGTGCGAGGACACCGACGGCGACGACGCGCGTGCGATCGCGGAGCGCGTCTGCGACGTCATCCGCAAGCCTCTCCCGGGCGCCGAGGCCTATCCCGTGACCGCGAGCATCGGAATCGCGGTGAAGGCGGCCGACCGCGACAGCTCGGTCAGCGTCACGACGATGATCGACCTCGCGGACCAGGCGATGTACGCGTCGAAGCAGGCCGGGAAGGACCGGATCACGGTCGTGCTCGCGTAG
- a CDS encoding LacI family DNA-binding transcriptional regulator, which produces MDSLADPRRNPTLADIAALSGVATSTVSRALSEPRRVNDATRERIERAAAELGYRSRSRVRPLPAGRPRAIAVLVSDVTNPFYFGIVRGTQHQLKAAGYQQILVDTEESDELEDDILRKLRSSFDGAILAASRLTDRRLTALSEEMPLIAINRQTRGVPSVFIDTPTGFQQALTHLVSLGHRDIAYLAGPDASWANETRWRTLARAAAGHGISMRRLGPFLPSYDPGAAAADAAIAAGVTACIAFNDLIAMGMLRPLGERGVRVPQDMSVVGCDDIFGADFCNPPLTTLTQPTERAGRTAVDILVSRLNAHDEREMRRSATLPTHLTVRASSGPVPARTLTA; this is translated from the coding sequence ATGGATTCCCTGGCGGACCCGCGTCGCAACCCGACGCTCGCGGACATCGCCGCCCTGAGCGGGGTCGCGACGTCCACGGTCTCGCGCGCCCTGTCGGAGCCCCGCCGCGTGAACGACGCCACCCGGGAGCGCATCGAGCGCGCAGCAGCGGAGCTCGGCTACCGGTCGCGGTCCCGCGTCCGGCCGCTGCCCGCCGGGCGCCCCCGCGCCATCGCGGTGCTGGTGTCCGACGTGACCAACCCGTTCTACTTCGGGATCGTCCGCGGCACCCAGCACCAGCTCAAGGCCGCCGGCTACCAGCAGATCCTCGTGGACACGGAAGAGTCGGACGAGCTGGAGGACGACATCCTGCGCAAGCTCCGCAGCTCGTTCGACGGAGCCATCCTGGCGGCCTCCCGGCTGACGGACCGCCGACTGACGGCGCTGTCGGAGGAGATGCCGCTCATCGCGATCAACCGCCAGACCCGCGGCGTCCCCAGCGTCTTCATCGACACGCCGACCGGTTTCCAGCAGGCGCTCACGCACCTGGTGTCGCTCGGCCACCGCGACATCGCCTACCTCGCCGGCCCTGACGCATCATGGGCCAACGAGACCCGCTGGCGCACCCTCGCCCGCGCCGCAGCCGGCCACGGGATCTCGATGCGGCGGCTCGGCCCGTTCCTCCCGAGCTACGACCCGGGCGCCGCGGCGGCCGACGCCGCCATCGCGGCCGGCGTCACCGCCTGCATCGCGTTCAACGACCTCATCGCGATGGGAATGCTGAGACCGCTCGGCGAGCGCGGCGTGCGGGTGCCGCAGGACATGAGCGTCGTCGGCTGCGACGACATCTTCGGCGCGGACTTCTGCAACCCGCCGCTGACGACGCTCACCCAGCCCACCGAGCGCGCCGGCCGCACCGCGGTCGACATCCTGGTCAGCCGCCTCAACGCCCACGACGAACGGGAGATGCGGCGCAGCGCCACGCTGCCGACCCACCTGACCGTGCGGGCCTCCAGCGGGCCGGTGCCGGCGCGCACGCTCACCGCCTGA
- a CDS encoding DUF1206 domain-containing protein has product MTSAKAEGAEAGKADVRKAVRVAGDSKLLEIPARVGFAASGVIQVLLGGLAIQFGATHVGEADQTGALEEVTKVPGGFIVLWVAAIGLFALALWLLTEAILVRGGSGSAWARRLQHLSKAVAYAVFGFTAVAFAQGHPTHASDTTRQLSTGILSTPGGQLLLGVAGLVVCGVGVYFVVKGVRRRFRRDIQVPSGTAGRGVTILGVVGYLAKGIVVGAAGAAFILAAIRVQPANATGLTGGLDTLVQLPFGGLLIVVLGVGLIASGVYNVARAWLARF; this is encoded by the coding sequence ATGACCAGCGCGAAAGCGGAGGGCGCCGAGGCGGGCAAGGCGGACGTGCGCAAGGCGGTCCGCGTCGCCGGCGACAGCAAACTGCTCGAGATCCCCGCTCGGGTCGGGTTCGCCGCGAGCGGGGTGATCCAGGTCCTCCTGGGGGGCCTGGCGATCCAGTTCGGGGCGACGCACGTCGGCGAGGCCGACCAGACCGGCGCTCTCGAAGAGGTGACCAAGGTCCCGGGCGGGTTCATCGTCCTGTGGGTCGCCGCGATCGGCCTGTTCGCGCTCGCGCTCTGGCTGTTGACGGAGGCGATCCTGGTCAGGGGCGGCTCGGGCTCCGCCTGGGCGCGGCGGCTGCAGCACCTGAGCAAAGCGGTGGCCTACGCCGTGTTCGGCTTCACGGCCGTGGCGTTCGCCCAAGGGCATCCGACCCACGCGAGCGACACGACACGTCAGCTCAGCACGGGGATCCTGTCGACCCCCGGCGGCCAGCTGTTGCTCGGCGTGGCGGGACTGGTGGTCTGCGGGGTCGGCGTCTACTTCGTCGTGAAGGGCGTCCGGCGTCGTTTCCGCCGTGACATCCAGGTGCCGTCCGGGACGGCGGGACGCGGTGTCACGATCCTCGGGGTGGTCGGCTACCTCGCGAAAGGCATCGTAGTAGGGGCGGCCGGCGCAGCCTTCATCCTCGCCGCGATCCGCGTCCAGCCCGCGAACGCGACCGGGCTCACGGGCGGACTCGACACGCTGGTGCAGCTTCCGTTCGGAGGGCTCCTCATCGTGGTGCTGGGAGTGGGGCTGATCGCGTCCGGGGTGTACAACGTCGCGCGGGCGTGGCTGGCGCGGTTCTGA
- a CDS encoding alpha/beta fold hydrolase has product MTVVSDREADARRRNNVVVSGSAGARPMLFSHGFGCSQEMWRAVAADFEKDHEVVLFDLVGAGDSDRAAYQRAKYDSLNGYADDVVELVEALDLHDVVFVGHSVSAMIGVLAAVRAPERFGALVLVGPSPRYLDDDGYVGGFSTADIDTMLDTLDLNYLGWSEAMAPVIAGNADRPEVGRELTESFCRVDPAIARHFARVTFLSDNRSDLPHVTTPTLVLQCTDDPIAPLPVGSYVHEQIAGSEFVVLTATGHCPNLSDPEQVSEAIRAYLR; this is encoded by the coding sequence ATGACAGTCGTGTCCGATCGCGAGGCCGATGCGCGGCGTCGGAACAACGTCGTCGTGTCGGGTTCGGCGGGAGCCCGGCCGATGCTCTTCTCGCACGGCTTCGGCTGCAGCCAGGAGATGTGGCGTGCCGTCGCGGCGGACTTCGAGAAGGACCACGAGGTGGTGCTCTTCGACCTCGTCGGTGCGGGCGACTCCGATCGCGCCGCCTACCAGCGCGCGAAGTACGACTCGCTCAACGGCTACGCCGACGACGTGGTCGAGCTCGTGGAGGCGCTCGACCTCCACGACGTGGTCTTCGTGGGCCATTCGGTGAGCGCGATGATCGGCGTGCTCGCGGCCGTCCGGGCGCCGGAGCGGTTCGGCGCGCTCGTGCTCGTCGGCCCGTCGCCGCGCTACCTCGACGACGACGGCTACGTCGGCGGCTTCTCCACGGCCGACATCGACACCATGCTCGACACCCTCGACCTCAACTATCTGGGCTGGTCGGAGGCGATGGCGCCGGTGATCGCGGGCAACGCCGACCGGCCGGAGGTCGGCCGCGAGCTGACGGAGAGCTTCTGCCGGGTCGATCCGGCCATCGCGCGCCATTTCGCGCGCGTCACGTTCCTCTCGGACAACCGGAGCGACCTCCCGCACGTCACGACGCCGACCCTGGTGCTCCAGTGCACCGACGATCCGATCGCGCCGTTGCCGGTGGGGTCGTACGTCCACGAGCAGATCGCCGGCAGCGAGTTCGTGGTGCTGACGGCCACCGGCCACTGCCCCAACCTCTCCGATCCCGAGCAGGTCTCGGAGGCGATCCGGGCCTACCTCCGATGA
- the ppk2 gene encoding polyphosphate kinase 2, with protein sequence MSTPKKKKSKGDGPSTAEYEAELKRLQIELVAMQQWVVATGARVLVIFEGRDAAGKGGAIKRIIQRLNPRSARVVALGVPTEREKSQWYFQRYIERLPAAGEIVLMDRSWYNRAGVEHVLGYCTPEQYETFLGQAPALERLLVEDGLMLFKYWFSVSDDEQQKRFKKRLKDPMRRWKLSETDLHSITHWEEYSQAKDDMFKATDIPEAPWWTVESDDKKSARLNVISHLLSQIPYETIEPKKLKLPERPAADDYVRPLRELYKYVPDRASDDLSA encoded by the coding sequence ATGAGCACTCCGAAGAAGAAGAAATCGAAGGGGGATGGACCGAGCACGGCCGAGTACGAGGCCGAGCTGAAGCGGCTTCAGATCGAGCTGGTGGCCATGCAGCAGTGGGTCGTCGCGACCGGGGCCCGCGTGCTCGTCATCTTCGAGGGACGGGACGCCGCGGGCAAGGGCGGGGCGATCAAACGCATCATCCAGCGCCTCAATCCGCGGTCCGCCCGGGTCGTCGCGTTGGGCGTCCCCACCGAGCGCGAGAAGAGCCAGTGGTACTTCCAGCGCTACATCGAGCGGCTTCCCGCGGCGGGCGAGATCGTGCTGATGGACCGCTCCTGGTACAACCGCGCCGGTGTCGAGCACGTGCTCGGCTACTGCACGCCGGAGCAGTACGAGACCTTCCTCGGCCAGGCTCCCGCGCTCGAGCGGCTGCTCGTCGAGGACGGCCTGATGCTCTTCAAGTACTGGTTCTCGGTCTCCGACGACGAGCAGCAGAAGCGGTTCAAGAAACGGCTCAAGGACCCGATGCGCCGCTGGAAGCTCTCCGAGACCGACCTCCACTCGATCACGCACTGGGAGGAGTACTCCCAGGCCAAGGACGACATGTTCAAGGCCACCGACATCCCCGAGGCGCCCTGGTGGACGGTGGAGAGCGACGACAAGAAGTCGGCCCGCCTGAATGTCATCAGCCACCTCCTCTCGCAGATCCCGTACGAGACGATCGAGCCCAAGAAGCTGAAACTCCCCGAGCGACCGGCTGCCGACGACTACGTGCGGCCGCTGCGCGAACTGTACAAGTACGTGCCGGATCGAGCCTCCGATGACCTCAGCGCTTAG
- a CDS encoding sigma-70 family RNA polymerase sigma factor yields the protein MGVDAEQWRATDDDRAETDEWRRTLTAGGAVQRTAEARLYELLLRVARGEVRRRSGSLPFAGPELDDIAHQAAADAVIGVLRRLHEFRGESRFTTWAYTFAIFEVSTKVGRHYWQRRTLSLDATGWDRLPDRLGISPEEAGMAAELLAALRHAIDTVLTRKQREVLLAVVVEGVPLEALAVARRTTRGALYKVLFDARRKLRRYLVTNHYLDDEGEEVT from the coding sequence ATGGGTGTCGACGCGGAGCAGTGGCGCGCCACCGACGACGACCGCGCCGAGACGGACGAGTGGCGCCGGACCCTGACCGCCGGCGGCGCCGTCCAGCGCACGGCCGAGGCCCGGCTCTACGAGCTGCTCCTGCGCGTGGCGCGCGGGGAGGTCCGCCGCCGGTCCGGGTCGCTGCCGTTCGCCGGACCCGAGCTGGACGACATCGCCCACCAGGCTGCCGCCGACGCCGTGATCGGTGTCCTGCGCCGCCTGCACGAGTTCCGCGGCGAGAGCCGCTTCACGACCTGGGCGTACACCTTCGCGATCTTCGAGGTCTCGACCAAGGTCGGCCGGCACTACTGGCAGCGCCGCACGCTCTCCCTCGACGCGACCGGCTGGGACCGCCTCCCCGACCGGCTCGGCATCTCGCCGGAGGAGGCCGGGATGGCGGCAGAGCTGCTGGCGGCGCTGCGGCACGCCATCGACACCGTGCTCACGCGCAAGCAGCGCGAGGTGCTGCTCGCCGTCGTGGTGGAGGGCGTCCCGCTGGAGGCGCTCGCGGTCGCGCGCAGGACCACCCGTGGGGCGCTCTACAAGGTTCTCTTCGACGCGAGAAGGAAGTTGCGGCGCTACCTTGTCACTAATCACTATCTGGACGACGAGGGCGAGGAGGTGACATGA